A section of the Acropora muricata isolate sample 2 chromosome 4, ASM3666990v1, whole genome shotgun sequence genome encodes:
- the LOC136913741 gene encoding uncharacterized protein produces the protein MIANQQRTSLLPVQEPPMFSGDYFDYPIFIRAFETMIESKVDIIKGFVTVNSVDGYKEARKLLAKRFGYPFHKAQGYNTRLKRWPQVGEGDGLGMQEFSDYLIRCRDSMKTMKSFEELNSTETLRHVSSKLPSYSGVSWCRRAFELRRQTEGSVTFSNSVEFIKSEADLAMDPAFSPHTIVKERTKGSRRSTSHKEHPSRGTTRANALSPSSSVKARPSHATQGRRCLSCSGYHTLDDCPEFKKLSLEDRLHFVRTSNLCFGCFCKGHISKACRSRTTCKKCGKQHPTTHHQDSKTQTESTLESGAEEPSSEGPRVSNCANVSNALVLGDCVVNSMIIPVWLRHQDNPREEVMVYALLDDASDTTFLRTSTLQALGIQGVDVKLNLHTMHGNTEIPAQRIKGLTVKWLDKRVACEYSRLSSLTAAWAVQRERRLRFGAKNSILMT, from the coding sequence ATGATCGCTAATCAGCAAAGAACATCTCTTCTCCCTGTCCAAGAACCTCCAATGTTCAGTGGTGACTACTTCGATTACCCTATTTTCATTCGAGCGTTCGAAACCATGATTGAAAGTAAAGTTGACATCATAAAAGGCTTCGTAACTGTGAATTCCGTAGATGGGTATAAGGAAGCTCGTAAGCTCCTTGCCAAGCGTTTCGGATATCCTTTCCACAAAGCTCAAGGATACAACACTAGATTGAAGAGGTGGCCTCAAGTTGGTGAAGGAGACGGACTCGGGATGCAAGAGTTCTCGGACTACCTCATACGCTGCAGAGATAGCATGAAGACAATGAAATCCTTTGAAGAACTTAACTCCACTGAAACCTTGCGGCACGTAAGTTCAAAGCTACCCTCATACAGTGGAGTGAGCTGGTGTCGCCGCGCCTTCGAATTGAGAAGACAAACAGAAGGATCAGTGACCTTTAGCAATTCGGTAGAGTTCATTAAGAGTGAAGCCGACCTAGCGATGGATCCCGCTTTTTCTCCGCATACAATAGTGAAAGAACGCACGAAAGGATCGCGAAGAAGTACTTCTCATAAAGAACATCCCTCTCGAGGCACCACTCGTGCAAATGCCCTGTCGCCCTCAAGTTCTGTTAAGGCACGACCCAGTCATGCTACACAGGGACGCCGATGCCTTTCATGCTCTGGGTATCATACTCTCGATGATTGCCCTGAATTCAAGAAGTTAAGCTTAGAGGATCGTCTTCATTTTGTAAGGACAAGTAATTTGTGCTTTGGTTGCTTCTGTAAGGGACACATTTCAAAGGCTTGCAGAAGCCGCACGACCTGTAAGAAGTGTGGGAAGCAGCATCCAACAACTCATCACCAAGATTCGAAAACTCAAACTGAGAGTACCTTAGAAAGTGGCGCAGAAGAACCAAGTTCAGAGGGGCCTCGAGTCAGCAATTGTGCCAATGTTAGCAATGCCTTGGTGTTGGGTGACTGTGTTGTAAATTCCATGATCATACCAGTTTGGCTGAGACATCAAGACAATCCACGAGAAGAAGTCATGGTTTACGCTCTCCTTGATGACGCGAGTGACACCACCTTTCTTCGAACGTCAACCCTCCAAGCTCTTGGAATTCAAGGCGTTGATGTCAAGCTAAACCTCCATACAATGCATGGTAACACAGAGATCCCTGCACAAAGAATCAAAGGCTTAACAGTCAAGTGGTTGGATAAGAGAGTAGCCTGCGAATACAGCCGCCTCTCATCGCTCACCGCCGCTTGGGCCGTTCAGCGAGAGAGGCGTCTGCGATTCGGAGCCAAAAATTCCATACTGATGACGTAG
- the LOC136915423 gene encoding uncharacterized protein isoform X1 encodes MHHRQFANKHNIYCSYCIQTMCNFLSALRIGVSPSYYNKKADEWGQLYNERLLEQKQEDLVALKASLPDAEGAEDGNQCVPSQPAIDEPMSISTQNNTHGKETPNVPAGEISAINSAEITESVILNVEATDCSVVGQQGLNVNNNASKTVGAGWKIAFDNIDIFQRVRDMTQDNQNKDYHWVNHVKVTNRVSGNHLPDDKPICDSVCDLDNYKVLPTVPQYMSHKGNYILLIERVITEEIPCLSFCRDVVTWHIPHPHSIEMATKSEKECLGIIFHDENTTDGINQTLQQLHSYVPQHSSNGQTLFNEVGVVGDQLSVERAVNCLSSLSNGFTPDDRLDGLHVEIADWHAELKFLALIYKRFYSTVAANDKCSLFSDRNLINRRNVKADAHHAYAPNKQMFLLAVKARIVASAMKVMGLEELDGSPTRYTYPKDASRFDKTIKHVHLRNLASQIVDRFIVDDQSYNAIINHALEDNERQELRRAEMTADGRFLCRHDGCNKTFRHDGQHRRNHERVAHGLIPADHPEPTSTLIPQSEQLDDMFNYQCSLMDHGLLYMNFTDAIAEGDGDRIMRCWKFLLLHFYSDQGSTKYAVEALYLQLQQQALLSPRQAYRQRWNRSVNNRGRCGKNVPLDLDVEHDNNSIKEGIRKLGPNLTIASVSRCARMLPIARRTLDVVAKECNLMRRSGKHFVRTFRNDLSKLVDQLIEENALSETQGRRYKCFKGFPRSPLSNLRMGKLCQWINKHKYDIQIGRKAR; translated from the exons ATGCACCATAGGCAGTTTGCAAATAAACACAACATTTattgttcttattgtattcaGACCATGTGCAACTTCCTCTCTGCTTTGCGTATTGGTGTTTCACCTTCATACTACAATAAGAAGGCTGATGAATGGGGGCAGCTGTACAATGAGAGGCTGTTGGAGCAAAAACAAGAGGATTTGGTGGCTCTTAAAGCTAGTTTGCCAGATGCTGAAGGTGCTGAAGATGGTAATCAGTGTGTCCCCTCGCAGCCTGCAATTGATGAGCCT ATGTCCATTAGTACCCAGAACAATACCCATGGAAAAGAAACTCCTAATGTTCCTGCtggagaaatttctgccataaACTCTGCGGAAATCACAGAATCTGTCATTCTAAATGTGGAAGCTACTGATTGTTCAGTTGTGGGCCAACAGGGTCTGAATGTAAATAATAATGCCTCTAAAACAGTTGGAGCTGGCTGGAAGATTGCCTTCGATAACATTGACATTTTCCAGAGAGTTCGAGACATGACCCAAGATAATCAAAATAAAGATTACCATTGGGTCAACCACGTGAAGGTCACAAATAGAGTTTCTGGTAACCACTTACCAGATGATAAGCCAATTTGTGATTCTGTATGTGACCTTGACAACTACAAAGTTCTCCCAACTGTCCCACAGTATATGTCTCACAAGGGAAATTACATCTTACTAATTGAGAGAGTGATAACAGAAGAAATTCCTTGTCTGTCATTTTGCCGGGATGTTGTAACGTGGCATATTCCTCACCCCCATTCAATAGAAATGGCAACAAAATCAGAGAAG GAGTGCCTTGGAATAATATTTCATGATGAAAATACTACTGATGGAATTAACCAGACCTTGCAGCAGCTCCATTCATATGTTCCCCAACACTCTTCCAATGGCCAAACCCTGTTTAATGAAGTAGGAGTGGTTGGTGATCAGCTCTCTGTAGAGAGAGCTGTCAACTGTTTGTCGTCTCTTTCAAATGGTTTTACTCCTGATGATAGGCTGGATGGTCTACATGTTGAAATTGCTGATTGGCATGCAGAGTTGAAGTTCCTTGCT TTGATCTACAAGCGGTTCTACTCAACCGTTGCAGCCAATGACAAATGCAGTTTGTTTTCTGATCGAAACTTAATAAACAGAAGAAATGTCAAGGCTGATGCCCATCACGCATATGCCCCAAATAAACAGATGTTTCTACTGGCTGTGAAGGCAAGAATTGTTGCAAGTGCAATGAAGGTTATGGGTTTGGAGGAACTGGATGGCTCCCCGACAAGATACACTTACCCCAAAGATGCATCAAGATTTGACAAGACCATCAAACATGTCCATTTAAGGAATCTAGCCTCCCAAATTGTAGACAGGTTTATTGTTGATGATCAATCTTACAACGCCATCATCAACCATGCTCTTGAAGACAACGAGAGACAAGAATTACGAAGAGCAGAAATGACTGCTGATGGTCGCTTCCTTTGCAGACACGATGGATGCAACAAAACATTCAG GCATGATGGTCAGCACCGTAGAAATCATGAGCGAGTTGCTCATGGTCTGATCCCTGCAGATCATCCTGAACCTACCTCAACCTTGATCCCTCAGAGTGAACAGTTAGATGACATGTTTAACTATCAGTGTAGTTTGATGGACCATGGTCTCCTCTACATGAATTTCACAGATGCCATTGCAGAGGGGGACGGAGACCGCATCATGCGCTGTTGGAAGTTCCtccttcttcacttttattctGATCAAGGAAGCACCAAATATGCTGTTGAAGCCCTCTACCTACAACTGCAGCAACAGGCTCTTTTAAGTCCACGCCAAGCCTATCGCCAACGTTGGAATAGAAGTGTAAATAATCGTGGTAGATGTGGTAAGAACGTTCCACTTGACCTTGATGTTGAACATGATAACAACTCTATAAAAGAAGGCATCCGAAAGCTTGGACCCAATCTAACCATTGCATCAGTGAGCAGATGTGCAAGGATGCTGCCTATTGCACGTAGAACACTTGATGTTGTAGCAAAAGAATGTAATTTAATGAGAAGATCAGGAAAACATTTCGTGAGAACTTTTCGTAATGATCTGTCAAAGCTTGTCGATCAATTAATAGAAGAAAATGCCTTATCAGAAACTCAAGGAAGAAGGTATAAGTGTTTCAAAGGATTCCCTAGGTCACCTCTTAGTAATTTGCGTATGGGAAAACTTTGTCAATGGATTAACAAACATAAGTATGACATACAAATTGGCCGTAAGGCACGATGA
- the LOC136913742 gene encoding uncharacterized protein, translating to MSAKATDSRPSWEVFLQCVRTVSTVFVISELTDHQSQALYCFVSGEDVFVNLPTGYGKSLIFHMAPLVHTWMHQNVSPDLWAKEPILLVISPLLALMQDQVKKLTCVGLKAAYVGAEQEPGTLRDIEEGKYSFVFISPESTLSTERWRNVLLSDKYQRDVIGVAVDEVHCIAEWGTSTSNKNRSSFRAWYSRLNEIRSLLEVPFIALTATATVKTKEQIYELLEFGSPKEIVESPNKFNVRYSVQKLENSLSIVENFRCLINELLNKGKESVRTIIYCQTIKQCSHIFRMFELELGPSFFWGERNPRNRLVEMMHSGSPVSVKDHVLSQFSDDSTCLRVLIATIAYGMGVNCKGVKRVIHFGPSKTIQAYMQESGRCGRNGEQSDALLLYNGITIKAADSAMKSYVKSVRCRRNFLLEQFGVPVSQSDFPAGHMCCDNCADSCKCQGGYCNIDLHLPTLQDDTDAGHSREISCEQMSKLKDSLKVLRRQIVRNTSDALEQNEKAC from the exons ATGTCGGCGAAAGCGACAGATTCGCGTCCTTCTTGGGAAGTTTTCTTGCAGTGTGTTCGAACTGTAAGCACGGTGTTTGTTATTTCGGAATTAACAGATCACCAGAGTCAAGCGCTGTATTGTTTCGTTAGCGGTGAGGATGTGTTTGTGAACCTTCCAACGGGATATGGAAAGTCTTTGATTTTTCACATGGCTCCCCTTGTGCACACGTGGATGCATCAGAATGTATCGCCAGATTTGTGGGCAAAGGAGCCGATATTGCTCGTAATTTCTCCTCTGTTAGCTTTAATGCAAGACCAAGTGAAAAAACTAACATGTGTCGGACTGAAGGCGGCTTATGTTGGTGCGGAACAAGAGCCAGGAACTCTTCGAGATATCGAAGAAGGGAAGTATTCTTTCGTATTTATTTCTCCAGAATCTACTCTTTCGACCGAGAGGTGGCGAAATGTTCTTCTCAGCGACAAGTACCAGAGAGATGTAATTGGAGTAGCCGTCGATGAAGTACATTGTATCGCCGAGTGGGGCACATCGACCAGCAACAAAAATCGTTCTTCATTTCGTGCATGGTATTCACGACTGAACGAGATCCGGTCTCTTTTGGAAGTACCATTCATTGCTCTCACAGCTACGGCGACAGTGAAAACCAAGGAACAAATTTATGAACTTTTGGAGTTTGGATCACCAAAGGAAATTGTAGAAAGTCCCAATAAGTTTAACGTACGATACTCCGTCCAGAAACTCGAAAACTCCTTATCAATCGTTGAGAATTTTCGTTGTTTGATCAATGAACTGCTAAACAAGGGTAAAGAGAGTGTCAGAACGATTATTTACTgtcaaacaataaaacaatgttCGCATATATTCAGAATGTTTGAATTAGAGCTTGGTCCTTCTTTTTTCTGGGGAGAAAGAAACCCCCGAAACAGACTAGTTGAAATGATGCACTCTGGTAGCCCAGTTAGTGTCAAAGATCATGTCCTTAGCCAGTTTAGTGACGACTCCACTTGCCTTCGTGTTCTAATAGCTACAATTGCCTATGGAATGGGTGTCAATTGCAAGGGTGTGAAACGAGTTATTCACTTTGGTCCATCCAAAACTATTCAAGCTTACATGCAAGAGAGTGGACGATGTGGGCGCAATGGAGAGCAAAGTGATGCCCTGCTGTTGTACAATGGCATTACAATCAAGGCAGCAGATTCTGCCATGAAGAGCTATGTAAAATCAGTAAGGTGTCGCAGAAACTTTCTGCTTGAACAGTTTGGTGTGCCAGTTTCTCAGTCAGATTTTCCAGCTGGTCACATGTGCTGTGACAACTGTGCTGATTCCTGCAAATGTCAAGGTGGCTACTGCAATATTGATTTGCATCTACCCACATTACAGGATGACACAGACGCAGGGCACTCGAGGGAAATCTCATGCGAGCAGATGTCAAAGCTAAAAGACAGCCTGAAAGTCTTGAGACGGCAAATTGTGAGAAACACCAGTGACGCACTTGAACAAAACG AAAAAGCATGCTAA
- the LOC136915423 gene encoding uncharacterized protein isoform X2 codes for MNAVQLMITTLIKYTGFHTMCNFLSALRIGVSPSYYNKKADEWGQLYNERLLEQKQEDLVALKASLPDAEGAEDGNQCVPSQPAIDEPMSISTQNNTHGKETPNVPAGEISAINSAEITESVILNVEATDCSVVGQQGLNVNNNASKTVGAGWKIAFDNIDIFQRVRDMTQDNQNKDYHWVNHVKVTNRVSGNHLPDDKPICDSVCDLDNYKVLPTVPQYMSHKGNYILLIERVITEEIPCLSFCRDVVTWHIPHPHSIEMATKSEKECLGIIFHDENTTDGINQTLQQLHSYVPQHSSNGQTLFNEVGVVGDQLSVERAVNCLSSLSNGFTPDDRLDGLHVEIADWHAELKFLALIYKRFYSTVAANDKCSLFSDRNLINRRNVKADAHHAYAPNKQMFLLAVKARIVASAMKVMGLEELDGSPTRYTYPKDASRFDKTIKHVHLRNLASQIVDRFIVDDQSYNAIINHALEDNERQELRRAEMTADGRFLCRHDGCNKTFRHDGQHRRNHERVAHGLIPADHPEPTSTLIPQSEQLDDMFNYQCSLMDHGLLYMNFTDAIAEGDGDRIMRCWKFLLLHFYSDQGSTKYAVEALYLQLQQQALLSPRQAYRQRWNRSVNNRGRCGKNVPLDLDVEHDNNSIKEGIRKLGPNLTIASVSRCARMLPIARRTLDVVAKECNLMRRSGKHFVRTFRNDLSKLVDQLIEENALSETQGRRYKCFKGFPRSPLSNLRMGKLCQWINKHKYDIQIGRKAR; via the exons ATGAATGCTGTGCAGTTGATGATAACAACTCTCATCAAATATACAGGCTTTCAT ACCATGTGCAACTTCCTCTCTGCTTTGCGTATTGGTGTTTCACCTTCATACTACAATAAGAAGGCTGATGAATGGGGGCAGCTGTACAATGAGAGGCTGTTGGAGCAAAAACAAGAGGATTTGGTGGCTCTTAAAGCTAGTTTGCCAGATGCTGAAGGTGCTGAAGATGGTAATCAGTGTGTCCCCTCGCAGCCTGCAATTGATGAGCCT ATGTCCATTAGTACCCAGAACAATACCCATGGAAAAGAAACTCCTAATGTTCCTGCtggagaaatttctgccataaACTCTGCGGAAATCACAGAATCTGTCATTCTAAATGTGGAAGCTACTGATTGTTCAGTTGTGGGCCAACAGGGTCTGAATGTAAATAATAATGCCTCTAAAACAGTTGGAGCTGGCTGGAAGATTGCCTTCGATAACATTGACATTTTCCAGAGAGTTCGAGACATGACCCAAGATAATCAAAATAAAGATTACCATTGGGTCAACCACGTGAAGGTCACAAATAGAGTTTCTGGTAACCACTTACCAGATGATAAGCCAATTTGTGATTCTGTATGTGACCTTGACAACTACAAAGTTCTCCCAACTGTCCCACAGTATATGTCTCACAAGGGAAATTACATCTTACTAATTGAGAGAGTGATAACAGAAGAAATTCCTTGTCTGTCATTTTGCCGGGATGTTGTAACGTGGCATATTCCTCACCCCCATTCAATAGAAATGGCAACAAAATCAGAGAAG GAGTGCCTTGGAATAATATTTCATGATGAAAATACTACTGATGGAATTAACCAGACCTTGCAGCAGCTCCATTCATATGTTCCCCAACACTCTTCCAATGGCCAAACCCTGTTTAATGAAGTAGGAGTGGTTGGTGATCAGCTCTCTGTAGAGAGAGCTGTCAACTGTTTGTCGTCTCTTTCAAATGGTTTTACTCCTGATGATAGGCTGGATGGTCTACATGTTGAAATTGCTGATTGGCATGCAGAGTTGAAGTTCCTTGCT TTGATCTACAAGCGGTTCTACTCAACCGTTGCAGCCAATGACAAATGCAGTTTGTTTTCTGATCGAAACTTAATAAACAGAAGAAATGTCAAGGCTGATGCCCATCACGCATATGCCCCAAATAAACAGATGTTTCTACTGGCTGTGAAGGCAAGAATTGTTGCAAGTGCAATGAAGGTTATGGGTTTGGAGGAACTGGATGGCTCCCCGACAAGATACACTTACCCCAAAGATGCATCAAGATTTGACAAGACCATCAAACATGTCCATTTAAGGAATCTAGCCTCCCAAATTGTAGACAGGTTTATTGTTGATGATCAATCTTACAACGCCATCATCAACCATGCTCTTGAAGACAACGAGAGACAAGAATTACGAAGAGCAGAAATGACTGCTGATGGTCGCTTCCTTTGCAGACACGATGGATGCAACAAAACATTCAG GCATGATGGTCAGCACCGTAGAAATCATGAGCGAGTTGCTCATGGTCTGATCCCTGCAGATCATCCTGAACCTACCTCAACCTTGATCCCTCAGAGTGAACAGTTAGATGACATGTTTAACTATCAGTGTAGTTTGATGGACCATGGTCTCCTCTACATGAATTTCACAGATGCCATTGCAGAGGGGGACGGAGACCGCATCATGCGCTGTTGGAAGTTCCtccttcttcacttttattctGATCAAGGAAGCACCAAATATGCTGTTGAAGCCCTCTACCTACAACTGCAGCAACAGGCTCTTTTAAGTCCACGCCAAGCCTATCGCCAACGTTGGAATAGAAGTGTAAATAATCGTGGTAGATGTGGTAAGAACGTTCCACTTGACCTTGATGTTGAACATGATAACAACTCTATAAAAGAAGGCATCCGAAAGCTTGGACCCAATCTAACCATTGCATCAGTGAGCAGATGTGCAAGGATGCTGCCTATTGCACGTAGAACACTTGATGTTGTAGCAAAAGAATGTAATTTAATGAGAAGATCAGGAAAACATTTCGTGAGAACTTTTCGTAATGATCTGTCAAAGCTTGTCGATCAATTAATAGAAGAAAATGCCTTATCAGAAACTCAAGGAAGAAGGTATAAGTGTTTCAAAGGATTCCCTAGGTCACCTCTTAGTAATTTGCGTATGGGAAAACTTTGTCAATGGATTAACAAACATAAGTATGACATACAAATTGGCCGTAAGGCACGATGA